The proteins below come from a single Cololabis saira isolate AMF1-May2022 chromosome 2, fColSai1.1, whole genome shotgun sequence genomic window:
- the cnsta gene encoding consortin, with protein sequence MDHGQFEREGRVMSQAHVDKVDLCDNLPTSQAQTPNLNSLTESRGLPLSQTEGKTCDVITKTSLNNNGKEEQKLEMEQGHKESPEKSRNEYDEEDTDEMMREEEEEDESEGSSCITRGKSPDTPMTDSSYSETGSLLETPYPLSPVASPEPTSPVIPAVNPEAANLIDSPGLRHSDTEAEPTFTVGPVSLTTQSLTSVRSPTQPTEASDGTAKDSSTEQITSSAEPVFSHGPVSTTDPTTSCPGPIISAAETLTLTALAKLNTSTTSTTSTPASAAMEILSFTPGPITADPESRSTTLAVLSNQEQMASTPLTAGVSVSTITAGAASRPALLETLEQLAQRGDDTHLPQYLHQIAEAFFLQEDYQRALWFIQLERLYHQRVLDNLNALQEQWESQCRVTCSSDLATRCLDTLKHICQTHSRPRTRDAENASLDLLRPKSEGHGAWPSCNSDHQVEGRMEQKAEDSLCPVIPSILSPEICSSLEISEKDGENPARESERRGIVYGSPRTEEQSQVGEGGDSGGGGVGCTISVIGNGLHPSPAGAMDQSKSAEQQGDLYQAREEEEKGEVEEAAEALEMEDEGAEDEGEEEQKEGGPDSRQEPLPVETLVSGAEVEPQQLNQNALGQEKQHDESRHCQNPQGSKASLHDEVPPPQEVHIKQRDERGEEREVDEEEDYEVYQADIIREAPSLDDMAKLITIEEISPASGLVSILKKRNAFMDSMSVSSRTELQPDRQTAKRRVRFKVPDDGYDNEVGGGDSCLLLFLLCLVTVVISVGGTALYCAIGDAQSSVCQDFSRNADFYFDQIHRGITQIQHWFAPGS encoded by the exons ATGGATCATG GTCAGTTTGAGCGGGAGGGCAGAGTAATGTCACAGGCTCATGTGGACAAGGTTGACCTCTGTGATAACTTACCCACCTCTCAGGCTCAAACTCCAAACCTCAACTCCCTCACGGAAAGTCGAGGTCTCCCTCTTTCACAAACTGAAGGAAAAACATGTGACGTGATTACAAAAACTTCTCTAAACAACAATGGAAAGGAGGAGCAGAAGCTGGAGATGGAACAGGGACACAAAGAGAGTCcagaaaaaagcagaaatgaGTATGATGAAGAAGACACAGATGAGATGAtgagggaagaggaggaggaggatgaatcCGAGGGATCAAGCTGTATAACACGTGGCAAGTCTCCAGACACGCCTATGACTGATTCTTCATATTCAGAAACCG GCAGTCTGTTGGAGACTCCATATCCTTTAAGCCCTGTTGCCAGTCCGGAGCCTACCTCTCCTGTCATTCCAGCGGTCAATCCAGAAGCTGCAAATCTCATCGATTCACCGGGGCTCAGGCATAGTGACACTGAAGCGGAGCCTACTTTCACCGTGGGGCCTGTAAGCTTAACTACACAGTCTCTAACCTCGGTCAGAAGCCCGACTCAGCCTACAGAAGCTTCTGACGGGACAGCAAAAGACTCATCTACAGAACAAATTACCTCATCCGCCGAGCCCGTCTTCAGCCATGGGCCCGTTTCTACCACAGACCCCACCACGTCATGTCCGGGACCAATCATCTCAGCTGCAGAGACGCTTACTTTAACTGCACTAGCAAAGCTCAACACTTccactacttctactacttccACTCCGGCCAGTGCAGCAATGGAAATCCTCTCCTTCACCCCGGGGCCAATCACGGCCGACCCAGAGTCCAGGTCAACTACATTAGCTGTATTATCAAATCAGGAACAGATGGCTTCTACTCCACTGACCGCTGGCGTCTCAGTCTCCACCATCACAGCAGGCGCTGCTTCCAGGCCTGCTCTGTTGGAGACTCTTGAGCAGCTGGCACAAAGAGGAGACGACACCCACCTCCCGCAATACCTTCACCAG ATTGCTGAGGCCTTTTTCCTTCAAGAAGACT ACCAGCGAGCATTGTGGTTCATCCAACTAGAGAGACTTTATCACCAGAGGGTTTTGGACAACCTGAATGCACTTCAAGAGCAGTGGG AGAGTCAGTGTAGAGTAACCTGCTCGTCTGATCTGGCAACCCGCTGTCTGGATACTCTCAAACACATCTGCCAGACACACAGTCG ACCAAGGACAAGAGATGCTGAG AATGCATCTCTGGATCTGCTGAGACCTAAGTCTGAAGGACATGGTGCATGGCCTTCGTGTAACTCAG ACCACCAGGTTGAGGGAAGGATGGAGCAAAAAGCTGAAGACTCCTTATGCCCTGTCATACCTTCTATTCTTTCACCTGAAATTTGCAGTTCCCTTGAAATCTCAGAAAAGGACGGGGAAAACCCTGCCAGGGAATCAGAGAGGCGGGGCATTGTTTATGGATCTCCCCGAACTGAGGAGCAAAGCCAAGTTGGAGAGGGTGGAGattcaggaggaggaggagtgggaTGCACCATATCGGTCATAGGAAATGGGCTGCACCCCTCCCCAGCTGGGGCAATGGATCAGTCCAAGTCTGCAGAGCAGCAGGGAGATTTATATCAAGCacgagaagaggaggagaaagggGAAGTGGAGGAGGCCGCAGAGGCTTTGGAGATGGAAGATGAAGGAGCAGAAGATGAAGGGGAGgaggagcagaaggaaggaggcCCTGATTCTCGTCAGGAGCCTCTCCCAGTGGAGACTCTGGTCAGTGGAGCAGAGGTGGAGCCACAGCAGCTAAACCAGAACGCTTTAGGTCAGGAGAAGCAACACGATGAGTCCCGGCACTGCCAAAACCCCCAG GGCTCTAAAGCAAGCCTGCATGACGAGGTCCCCCCACCTCAAGAGGTCCACATAAAGCAGCGGGATGAGCGTGGAGAGGAAAGAGAGGTGGATGAGGAAGAGGACTATGAAGTATACCAGGCTGACATCATCAGAGAAGCTCCCTCACTGGACGACATGGCCAAACTCATAACTATAGAGGAG ATCTCCCCTGCCTCTGGTCTTGTCTCCATATTGAAGAAAAGAAACGCTTTTATGGACAGCATGAGCGTGTCGTCACGTACAGAGCTCCAACCTGACAGACAGACCGCTAAAAGACGCGTCCGCTTCAAAGTTCCCGACGACGGCTATGACAAtg AGGTCGGCGGTGGGGACTCCTGCCTGCTTCTCTTCCTTCTTTGTCTGGTGACTGTAGTCATCAGTGTTGGGGGCACCGCCCTTTACTGTGCAATCGGCGACGCCCAGTCCTCGGTCTGTCAGGACTTCTCCAGAAACGCGGACTTCTACTTTGATCAGATACATCGTGGGATCACTCAGATCCAACACTGGTTTGCTCCTGGGTCATAA